A single genomic interval of Terriglobus albidus harbors:
- a CDS encoding sensor domain-containing diguanylate cyclase, which translates to MQKQLSSPKAPIVLTLLAALGSICFAVGSGLFLYSNTEKLIAAREWIEHTQQTQLAIERLSRQVERIDTQTRLYAATHDESTLRSAVSAAIALQSGSLRMKNQLADNRNQNQNVEQVQECANHLLGTLTSQSQAAAEIRGETVQCQHSLSLMAGQEGDLLRQRNQASDSRSKLSVVTELMVVLITVVVLLVLFALLVRDIIMRNRIARHREEASAELEESNRDLEASMKTLRQLADEGVLLSAFRDDLQLCTTTDEVYEAACVRFPQIFPETSGAICIINNSRNALESMSTWGESSNQISEVFPPDACCGLRMGQFRFRKPGASEVHCSHFVGKPPMRYACVPLMAQGETLGMVFLRCPTEEVAAQVETRNEALRQLVQLTAITLASIDLRNKLEAQSVRDSLTGLFNRHFMEIALDRELARAARRKNMLAIFMIDVDHFKTFNDRYSHATGDSVLKKVAKVIGASIRTEDVACRYGGEEFTVIVPDTTIEAAHERAERLRTAVEALPAALENGLHTNVTISIGIAIFPNHATSPDHLLRRADEALYRAKHEGRNCVRVADSVAEVVLT; encoded by the coding sequence ATGCAGAAGCAGCTATCCAGTCCGAAGGCTCCGATCGTCCTGACGCTTCTTGCCGCCCTTGGATCCATCTGCTTTGCGGTCGGTTCCGGACTCTTTCTTTACAGCAATACCGAGAAGCTAATCGCTGCCCGCGAATGGATCGAACATACGCAGCAGACTCAGCTTGCGATCGAACGGCTGTCGAGACAGGTCGAACGCATCGATACGCAAACCCGGCTGTACGCCGCTACTCATGATGAGAGCACCTTGCGCTCCGCGGTTTCAGCAGCGATCGCCCTGCAAAGCGGATCGCTGCGCATGAAAAATCAGCTTGCCGATAATCGCAATCAGAACCAGAACGTCGAGCAGGTTCAGGAGTGCGCCAATCACCTGCTCGGCACCCTGACCTCGCAGTCACAAGCCGCCGCTGAGATTCGGGGCGAGACGGTGCAGTGCCAGCACTCCCTCTCCCTGATGGCGGGACAGGAAGGCGATCTGCTCCGGCAGAGAAATCAGGCGTCAGACAGCCGTTCCAAATTGTCCGTCGTGACCGAACTGATGGTGGTTCTCATTACGGTAGTAGTGCTGCTCGTTCTCTTCGCACTTTTAGTGCGCGACATTATCATGCGCAACCGGATCGCACGACATCGGGAAGAAGCTTCCGCAGAGCTGGAAGAGAGCAATCGGGATCTGGAAGCAAGCATGAAGACTCTGCGGCAGCTTGCCGATGAAGGTGTGCTGCTCTCCGCCTTCCGTGACGATCTGCAGCTCTGCACCACGACCGACGAGGTCTATGAGGCGGCATGCGTCCGCTTCCCTCAGATCTTTCCAGAGACCAGCGGCGCAATCTGCATCATCAACAACTCGCGGAACGCGCTGGAGAGCATGTCGACCTGGGGAGAGTCTTCGAACCAGATCTCCGAGGTCTTTCCGCCGGATGCCTGCTGCGGCCTCCGTATGGGACAGTTCCGCTTTCGCAAACCGGGCGCTTCAGAGGTCCACTGCAGTCACTTCGTCGGCAAGCCTCCTATGCGTTATGCATGTGTCCCGCTCATGGCACAGGGTGAAACCCTGGGGATGGTCTTTCTCAGGTGCCCCACGGAGGAGGTAGCGGCACAAGTCGAGACCAGAAACGAAGCTCTCCGCCAGCTTGTGCAGCTCACGGCTATCACACTGGCCAGCATTGACCTTCGCAATAAACTCGAGGCTCAGTCTGTCCGCGACTCCCTCACCGGCCTGTTCAATCGCCATTTCATGGAGATCGCCCTCGACCGTGAACTGGCCCGTGCCGCACGCCGCAAGAACATGCTGGCGATCTTTATGATCGACGTCGATCACTTCAAAACATTCAACGATCGCTACAGCCACGCGACCGGCGACAGCGTACTCAAGAAGGTCGCTAAAGTCATCGGCGCTTCCATCCGAACCGAAGATGTCGCCTGCCGGTATGGCGGCGAAGAGTTCACCGTCATCGTGCCCGACACAACCATCGAAGCCGCGCATGAGAGAGCCGAACGTCTACGCACAGCAGTCGAAGCGCTGCCGGCGGCTCTGGAGAACGGCCTCCATACGAACGTAACGATCTCGATCGGCATTGCCATCTTCCCCAATCACGCAACCTCTCCCGATCACCTGTTACGCAGGGCCGATGAGGCTCTCTATCGCGCAAAGCACGAAGGCCGCAATTGCGTGCGCGTCGCCGACTCTGTAGCAGAAGTTGTGCTTACTTAG
- a CDS encoding MFS transporter — MSEAIRNPKENSATYRVLGGASLCHMLNDMLQSLFVAAYPIFKGNFHLSFGQIGALTLVFQITASLLQPLVGLYTDRRPQPYSLPVGMTISMSGLLVLAFAQNYGMLLVGGALLGVGSSIFHPESSRLARLASGGAHGMAQSVFQVGGNFGSSLGPLLIAFVVLPRGQKSLAWFTLAALFGIVLLTGLGHWYKLHGHAIQKKHAAVKHTLNLSRKRIGGALAVLILLTLSKYFYLASITSYYVFYLMQHFHTGERDAQLYLFLFLAAVAAGTVIGGPVGDRIGRKKVIWISILGVLPLTLLLPYVALPVTVALSVVIGLVIASAFSAILVYAQELLPGRVGMVSGLFFGLAFGLGGLGAAVLGALADHTSIDFVYKVCSVLPALGLLTGFLPDIHKPDVGEEADTMATVEVLAPLGSEE; from the coding sequence ATGAGCGAAGCGATACGAAATCCGAAGGAAAACTCCGCAACCTATCGTGTGCTGGGAGGAGCGAGTCTCTGCCACATGCTCAACGACATGTTGCAGTCACTCTTTGTCGCTGCATATCCCATCTTCAAAGGCAACTTTCACCTGTCGTTCGGCCAGATCGGCGCGCTCACGCTGGTCTTCCAGATCACGGCATCGCTGCTGCAGCCGCTGGTGGGGCTTTATACCGATCGAAGGCCGCAGCCGTATTCGCTGCCGGTTGGTATGACCATCTCCATGTCCGGTCTGCTGGTTCTAGCCTTTGCGCAGAATTATGGAATGCTGCTGGTTGGCGGCGCGCTGCTGGGTGTGGGTTCGTCGATCTTTCATCCGGAGTCATCCCGGCTCGCGCGCCTGGCGTCAGGCGGAGCGCATGGCATGGCGCAGTCGGTCTTCCAGGTGGGAGGGAACTTCGGTTCTTCGCTTGGCCCTCTGTTGATTGCCTTCGTCGTGCTTCCGCGAGGCCAGAAGAGCCTGGCGTGGTTTACCTTGGCAGCGCTCTTTGGCATCGTGCTGCTGACAGGTCTTGGACATTGGTACAAGCTGCACGGCCATGCGATTCAAAAGAAGCATGCTGCAGTGAAGCACACACTGAATCTCAGCCGGAAGCGGATTGGCGGGGCGCTGGCGGTTCTGATTCTGCTGACGCTGTCAAAGTACTTCTATCTGGCCAGCATCACCAGTTATTACGTCTTCTATCTGATGCAGCACTTCCATACCGGCGAACGCGATGCCCAGCTCTACCTGTTCCTGTTTCTCGCGGCGGTCGCAGCAGGTACGGTGATCGGTGGTCCGGTAGGCGATCGCATCGGGCGCAAGAAGGTGATCTGGATCTCGATCCTGGGAGTGCTGCCGCTCACGCTGTTGTTACCCTATGTCGCTCTGCCGGTTACGGTCGCGCTTAGTGTTGTGATCGGGCTGGTGATCGCTTCCGCATTCTCGGCCATTCTTGTGTATGCACAGGAGCTCCTGCCTGGACGGGTCGGCATGGTCTCCGGCCTGTTCTTCGGGCTTGCGTTTGGATTGGGTGGATTAGGGGCGGCTGTTCTTGGCGCACTTGCGGACCACACCAGCATCGACTTCGTCTACAAGGTCTGCTCGGTGCTGCCTGCGCTTGGCCTGCTTACCGGGTTCCTGCCGGATATCCATAAGCCGGATGTTGGCGAAGAAGCAGACACGATGGCGACGGTGGAAGTGCTGGCGCCGTTGGGTTCGGAGGAGTAG